The genomic region GTGTTTTTATTACACTACGTACTGGTTTTTGGTCCTTGATCAACTATATAGTATACACTGCGATGGCTAAAACAAATGTTGGTTGCCGTCAAAAAGTTCGGCCATGCCATGCGCAGTTCCTTTCCCCTTAGCCCGCAGCCCCGTCGCAGACACAGCCATTCCTTACTAGGTCTGATTTGCCGGCGGAACTCGGAAGCGATGAGTCGATCGACATTATTGATGCAAAACCTCGAAGGTGAAACAGCAGTGAACTAAGCTCGCAGGGTGCATTGGTTACTGGTTAGGGTTAATTCCTCACACAACTAGCTAGCATATATGCAACTGACATTTCCACCCCATAACATTCACAGAAATGAGAGAATAACATGCCCAGATATTTCCATAGTTTAACCAAAAATTCGAAGAACCAAGTTTTTAAAAATCCAAACCACGACGAGTGGATTGACACAGTCCGAGTCAGTGTCCATTGTAGTGCGCTGCACACATTGTTGGACTCTTTTGGTTTAATTACTATAAACTGGGAGTTTGTGGAAGACCATATCTTATTGTTTTATTCTCTCCTGTCTCTCCTCTCTTTCTTCTATTATCATTCTCATCATCCTCCGTTATCGAACATTCGAACTCCATTACTATAATCAGACGAAAAAGGTCAAAAGGCCATGGAATTATACAGATATTTTTTTTCTTTCGAGAGATTCTTATTTTCCTTATTCCTTCGGCAAGAAACTACTCTCATCTCATGAAAGATGATGATGGTATCATTAAACGAAGTTCTTATACAAAACTTCCAAACTAATTGATTGTACCGTTTCGAACGATGATTCTGCTTAGCTCGTAAGTTTCGGTCTATCTAGCTATATGTTCATTTTAGGGTAGAAAACCGCACTGCAAACTACGATATGAATATTGTCGACGAATTCATATCGTAGTCTGCAATGTGAAAATAGAAGTACATATTGTTGTGGTCTGCAATGTGAAGTCTACATTTGAACATCCTGATCAAAGAAAGACAACTATTCATCAAAGAGAGGAGATCTACAAGTCTGCAACCATATATAAAATGTTCCTCTTTTAGCTAGTAAAAAAACAGAGCTTAACTATTAAAAGGAAAAGGGAGAGCCTTCTAGAAGACTTGCAAACACCAATAGTACCAACTCTTATATTTTCTTTAGCAAGTTAAACACCGGCCCTTCATCATTGTGACATTGTCCCCCATCAGTGTTAGTGCCCCAGGACCAGTAGGGTAACCTTAGAGCCAAGACAAAGGCTTCTAGAACCTTTTATACGTGTAAACCCGGAATAGATAGATAGCCAAAGACAAGGGCTTCTACTAATTTCACTCTCTAGTCTATGTATGGCAAAGATTATAGGCCCATGGTATTTTATGGTGGGTGGTCATTTTCATTTTTTTTTCAAGCTTGATTATGTCCTTCTAGAAACTTTGGCACGTGCGAGAGCTTGTAGAGTAAGAGATTTTTACCAACAATGAGGAAGTTTGTGTTCTACATTGGCTAAGAAAAAGGACATGGCAATGGCATGAGCATGTCTTATGTTACCAAGCTCATACTTACCCATCTTCTTGTGTTGGGTCATGTAGTACTTACCCATCTTCTCGGTATTCTATACTTTGGTAGTAGGTTCATCTTCATCTCTTGTGTAACCAACTAATTCTATTCACCAAATTTTGTCACCAGAAAAAATGTCAGTGCATAGATCGTATCATGTTAAAATAATTCTTGAATGACTAAACTTTAAAGAAACGAATAGCGATTGGGGCACCAACCAATTTACCAGCTTTGTACAACGTAACACGTGATGCGTGATACTGCTTGTCATGCCATACATCACATCCTTTCAAAAATAAGAGCTTGCGGTAAACCTTGAGAATGAAAACATACATAGCGTGTAGCTTTCCCTCATTATTTATTGTATACCGAAAAACATATGAGAAAAACTTCACCTAACATCAAACCTTACGATCAATGAATCGAGAACAATTTAATATCAACGATACCTCACGCAGTAATTATTTATGATATGATTAATTTTAGAAATTGTAATAGAAATATGGTTAAGTCGATGTATACGATGAACGGTATGAAATCCATGAATGAAAAAAGAAAATCAACCAATCGAATTCTATTTCTAAAAGCATTATCATTAATACGATGTTCTAGAAGGATATTTTCATGTGAGTCCAACTGTTTGGAGTGCCACGTCAGCGCCCCCAGAGTTTTGACTCCTATAAATACCCTCCATTCTACTCTCTTCCTATTTCAAATTCCAATTCTCACACCACCACTCTCGATCCCCAAATTGCTTCTTCGAATTTCCCAAATTGCCCTCCACGGACCGCCCCATGTCGGCAACCCTAGCCTTCTCCGGCCTCTCCTTCTCCTCCTCCTCCCCCAAGCTCCCCTCCACCTCCCTCCCCCGCCGCCAGCTCAGGGTCTCCGTCAGGGCCTTCGCCGAGACGGAGCGGCGTCCGATGATCGCGTCGCCGACTCCGGCGAGCCTCTACGAGGTTCTAAGGGTGAGGACCAACGCATCGCAGACGGAGATCAAGTCGGCGTACCGGAGCCTGGCGAAGCTGCACCACCCGGACGCGTCGTCGTCGTCGGAAACCGAATCGGACGGCCGGGAGTTCATCGAGATTCACAACGCGTACGCCACGCTGTCGGATCCGGCGGCCAGGGCGATGTACGACCTGTCGCTGAGTGGGCGCGTGGAATTCGATCGCGGGATAAGCGCGGTCGGGTTTAGGCCCAATGGGTTTTATTCGACCCGGAGGTGGGAAACGGACCAGTGCTGGTAGAATGGTCCCGCACCGGAATCTTCTTTTTTTTTGGCCGTGTAGACTGTAGAGTTCTAAGAAATGAGACATGTAAAGAGTAGCGGAAAAATTATGTAAATTCTGATATGCAGTAAATATTTGTTCAGTTCCTTTTCTTTTACTGCAGCAAATATTATAGGTTCTTCTTGTAGTCGATAGTTTTTCTTTTCCTTCTGAATCTCACTATTCATTTCGATTGTCTTATAAACGACCATGAGAGCCGAAGATGCCCGGAGAGTCGAATTCAGGGTGTCGAACTATGCTTCACTATAAACGACCATAAGAAAACCGGAGATTATAAGAGTCGAACTTAAGATCTTCAAGTTATGCTTCAATGTAAATGACTACGGAGCCAAATTCAAGATGGCTATAAGAGTCGAATTCAGGATCTCTAACTTATGTGTCAACAATTGCGAGCAGATCTCTTCTCGTTTTGGTTTTGCTAGC from Fragaria vesca subsp. vesca linkage group LG3, FraVesHawaii_1.0, whole genome shotgun sequence harbors:
- the LOC101292587 gene encoding chaperone protein dnaJ 11, chloroplastic-like, with the protein product MSATLAFSGLSFSSSSPKLPSTSLPRRQLRVSVRAFAETERRPMIASPTPASLYEVLRVRTNASQTEIKSAYRSLAKLHHPDASSSSETESDGREFIEIHNAYATLSDPAARAMYDLSLSGRVEFDRGISAVGFRPNGFYSTRRWETDQCW